The following are encoded in a window of Campylobacterota bacterium genomic DNA:
- a CDS encoding ankyrin repeat domain-containing protein, with the protein MTKHTATNKKRNSLLALSMCLLATSATQAGSGLAGAKNYGRELKGALNPLSTYKNRQGYNWKEQTQLYTAVTGAPLGLLASVSDANIAHVIADLNGLVNTAAAYANMDDRAREDWKKLPVAKFGSGLLDFADLVKRIDAMFGGKIFGAGSEPSNYGSRLDGRDDERVTIPKKELGLVLKLIDGVLLKLAGSTASLVGAHKTLHFQGQHAAIAYDLELLSKIFSRIIHSHNCPTWLAAWAVCAVANTALVVYHWAGGEWGLDESTSLIAKRALDNDNPAALRDLARRGVLNVSIHDHKDRTIKQNPLNYAVENRKHNATKFLLHATNIDNPLNLVQKAFANLDEDLLTRLLGEGVAIYRFDPDFETFKRGQEAEFKKAFDHYESLRNESNPTDAVKAEMTKHEAQLGIDPNQDWTAQRAELEARGQRMIALLQTIKEMQEWEKNIKLEDGTPLDTIDQVRLDAMANAALTDPKEKGRELEQALALKLAFGTIDPKITFRYTHPGNHYYTNNSLLDLIVDLRKHTDKDKAYAAHDLFHALCMKDIYFKQYLVHNSCINTLVQNDWTDWLGALLDAGFIGSKPIDLIPVLDEAIKHGSLETIMLLLERGAWVNFSQQNMSRLDNAQALTSDKKDAVVALLKEYGALTNAEIAQKTTSIKDAFDGTDKDAQIAALDAWYALTKQGIVDCDVLPDNATKRKTLDQAVQDKYVQVHAAVGVAVGDHDSLQEALKSKNLDMVKLVLHNSSINVNTAFTKFMPLHEAAKTGDQAIVEYLLSQGARASIPYKHQTAEAVARNAGHSDVADLLKARAEAELQQ; encoded by the coding sequence ATGACTAAACACACTGCTACAAATAAAAAAAGAAACTCCCTGCTAGCGCTCAGCATGTGCCTGCTGGCAACCAGCGCAACACAAGCTGGCTCTGGACTTGCCGGAGCAAAAAACTACGGCCGCGAACTGAAGGGTGCACTCAACCCACTCAGCACTTATAAAAACCGCCAAGGCTATAACTGGAAAGAGCAAACACAGCTTTACACCGCCGTAACCGGCGCACCACTTGGCCTGCTAGCAAGCGTAAGTGACGCAAACATAGCTCACGTCATTGCCGACCTGAATGGCTTGGTCAACACAGCTGCAGCCTACGCAAACATGGACGACCGTGCACGCGAAGATTGGAAAAAACTACCCGTTGCAAAATTTGGTTCTGGGCTGCTTGATTTTGCCGACTTAGTCAAACGCATTGATGCAATGTTTGGTGGCAAAATTTTTGGTGCAGGCAGTGAACCATCAAATTATGGATCTCGTCTCGATGGCCGGGATGACGAGCGTGTAACTATTCCAAAAAAAGAACTTGGCCTTGTGCTCAAGCTCATCGACGGCGTACTGCTCAAACTTGCTGGAAGCACTGCTAGCTTGGTTGGTGCACACAAGACACTACACTTTCAAGGACAACACGCTGCCATTGCCTACGACCTTGAACTGCTCTCAAAAATATTCTCACGCATTATCCATAGCCACAACTGCCCAACCTGGCTTGCTGCATGGGCGGTATGCGCGGTGGCAAACACTGCGCTGGTTGTCTATCACTGGGCTGGCGGCGAGTGGGGTCTTGACGAAAGTACTTCGTTAATTGCAAAACGAGCGCTTGATAATGACAACCCTGCAGCACTGCGTGACTTAGCTCGACGTGGCGTGTTGAATGTCAGTATCCACGATCATAAAGATCGTACCATCAAGCAAAATCCTCTCAACTATGCTGTTGAAAATCGCAAACACAATGCAACAAAGTTTTTGCTCCACGCAACCAATATTGATAATCCCCTAAATCTCGTACAAAAAGCATTTGCAAATCTTGATGAAGATCTGCTCACACGGCTCTTGGGCGAAGGCGTCGCCATATACCGTTTTGATCCTGACTTTGAAACGTTTAAAAGAGGCCAGGAAGCTGAATTCAAAAAAGCATTTGATCACTACGAATCACTCAGAAATGAGAGCAACCCTACTGATGCAGTAAAAGCTGAAATGACAAAACACGAAGCACAGCTCGGCATCGATCCCAACCAGGACTGGACAGCACAGCGTGCAGAGCTTGAAGCTCGTGGCCAACGAATGATTGCTTTACTGCAAACAATCAAAGAGATGCAAGAGTGGGAAAAAAATATCAAGCTAGAAGACGGCACTCCCCTAGACACCATTGATCAAGTAAGACTAGACGCAATGGCCAACGCGGCGCTTACAGATCCAAAAGAAAAAGGTCGTGAGCTTGAACAAGCTTTAGCGTTAAAACTAGCGTTCGGCACTATCGATCCAAAAATTACATTCAGGTACACACATCCAGGAAACCATTATTATACCAATAACTCTCTTCTAGATTTGATTGTTGACCTGCGAAAACACACAGACAAAGATAAAGCATATGCTGCTCATGACTTGTTCCACGCACTGTGCATGAAGGACATATACTTCAAGCAATACCTGGTGCATAATTCTTGCATCAATACGCTCGTACAAAACGACTGGACTGACTGGCTTGGCGCACTGCTTGATGCTGGTTTTATTGGCAGTAAACCAATTGACTTAATACCTGTTTTAGACGAAGCCATCAAGCACGGTTCCCTAGAAACGATTATGCTGCTACTTGAGCGTGGTGCATGGGTTAATTTTTCACAACAGAATATGTCGCGCCTTGATAATGCGCAAGCACTTACCTCTGACAAAAAAGATGCAGTCGTTGCACTGCTTAAAGAGTATGGCGCACTCACCAACGCAGAGATTGCCCAAAAAACAACATCAATCAAAGATGCATTTGACGGCACAGACAAAGATGCGCAAATAGCCGCACTTGATGCGTGGTACGCATTGACAAAACAAGGCATTGTAGATTGTGATGTTTTACCAGATAATGCTACTAAGAGGAAAACGCTAGACCAAGCCGTGCAAGACAAGTATGTACAAGTCCATGCAGCAGTAGGGGTAGCAGTAGGGGATCATGACTCTCTACAGGAAGCACTGAAAAGTAAAAACCTAGACATGGTTAAACTTGTGCTGCACAACAGCAGCATCAATGTCAATACTGCTTTCACTAAATTCATGCCCCTACATGAAGCAGCAAAAACTGGCGACCAAGCCATTGTTGAATATTTGCTCAGCCAAGGCGCACGTGCAAGTATCCCTTACAAGCACCAAACAGCTGAAGCAGTTGCTCGCAATGCCGGTCACAGTGATGTTGCAGACTTGCTCAAAGCACGAGCAGAGGCTGAATTACAGCAGTAG
- a CDS encoding ankyrin repeat domain-containing protein, giving the protein MNSKLSRSLLAISMLALTPLHAKHEKTKSSLLSDATTMSGKQYSVTEWTALTTGMLQGPLRGMARALEHYKVGNTKITDGMHIAADTNNLLNAITILANRDTRSLPYYKLASASLDMGDLVRRIDKLAAGGKLEQTIAGIIPPNIADMLNDKVDLLEPAYEYVDAQKIDITLHIMHAYLLPVCEGLASYVGAHQSLEWEAQRANVAHGLELLTKLLAKCVESRRYPKWLIAWSVCSLANIVGVVYEGVWHTFDADGSVPMRFKHALRDIADGSGLKHLRYMGKHGQLDALALHNTGWLPLCAGLDYIIVDEKLNTQQKIMALEFMVARDPHAVNRPVKFDSRGNVVMPLATAVIHAFKTGDTALVEWLLNHGACPNLDDFGIHGLTLKNMQKTGFIRDANLFQGLFEYDMQSILHSTEEGTRILAQWESTREKLATLLKARNAKQKDELDGMLEAHVDNVLYDPDKPAQERKNATQALCKLVAEHVVPITNDQLLDAAVRYADEHDTSLLELLLERGLNKQLAPQLLETAIEGKKVKHVKLLVTHGWPVNKIKNSWPSSDQSMLDLAQALSGTSSEEKARKAAIIAALGSKAKTYDTLEKLFNDTVGKINGHGTPQEQINGLLDQAAAHVRDGYLVYHDFTERAFKAALHFKHEGLVRTLCQHAPECIDIRALVEAVSHAYDAEEKTKARNFATVVLESDAPLNLNQNDIFIECCTAGEVELVRLMLERGVSLHKEILSVMYEHCKHNAKAVTALLREHGANQPTNIPEKALCQAAANGNKDVVELLLESGLVDINGKHGQYNGTALHEAARTGHKEVVELLLARGIDKTLQDKDKYTAEKDATTLTNDTHHQAIAQLIRDWK; this is encoded by the coding sequence ATGAACTCAAAACTTTCTCGTTCGCTTCTTGCTATCTCTATGCTTGCGCTCACACCGCTACACGCTAAACATGAAAAAACAAAATCATCCCTTCTCTCAGATGCAACCACCATGTCTGGCAAACAATACTCCGTAACGGAGTGGACAGCGCTGACTACCGGCATGCTGCAAGGCCCCCTACGTGGTATGGCACGTGCACTCGAACATTACAAAGTAGGTAATACAAAAATAACTGACGGCATGCACATAGCAGCAGACACAAACAACCTTCTCAACGCCATCACCATTTTGGCAAACCGTGACACGCGCTCATTGCCGTACTACAAACTTGCCAGCGCCTCGCTTGACATGGGCGACTTGGTCAGACGCATCGACAAACTGGCAGCTGGCGGCAAGCTTGAACAAACCATTGCCGGCATTATACCGCCAAACATTGCAGACATGCTCAACGACAAAGTTGACCTGCTTGAGCCAGCCTACGAATATGTTGACGCACAAAAAATTGATATAACCTTGCACATCATGCACGCCTACCTGTTGCCAGTCTGTGAAGGACTTGCAAGCTATGTTGGTGCACATCAAAGCCTTGAGTGGGAAGCACAACGTGCCAACGTTGCTCACGGTCTTGAACTGCTGACAAAACTGCTGGCAAAATGTGTTGAGAGCAGACGCTATCCAAAATGGTTGATTGCATGGTCTGTGTGCAGCTTGGCAAATATTGTTGGCGTCGTTTACGAGGGCGTTTGGCATACATTTGACGCCGACGGTTCAGTGCCAATGCGTTTTAAACACGCACTGCGTGATATTGCTGATGGTTCAGGCCTTAAGCACTTGCGCTACATGGGCAAGCACGGCCAGCTTGATGCCCTCGCACTGCACAACACCGGCTGGTTACCACTGTGCGCCGGACTTGACTACATCATTGTTGATGAAAAACTCAACACACAACAAAAAATAATGGCGCTTGAGTTTATGGTAGCACGTGACCCGCATGCAGTTAACCGCCCAGTTAAATTTGACTCTCGTGGCAACGTAGTAATGCCACTGGCAACCGCAGTGATACACGCGTTCAAAACTGGTGATACTGCTCTGGTTGAGTGGCTTCTTAACCATGGTGCCTGTCCAAACTTAGATGATTTTGGTATTCATGGACTTACACTTAAAAACATGCAGAAAACAGGTTTTATCCGCGATGCGAATCTTTTTCAAGGGCTGTTTGAGTATGATATGCAAAGCATTTTGCACAGTACCGAAGAAGGCACAAGAATCTTGGCTCAATGGGAATCAACACGTGAAAAATTGGCAACTCTACTCAAAGCGCGTAACGCAAAACAAAAGGATGAGCTGGATGGAATGCTTGAAGCTCATGTTGACAATGTTTTGTATGATCCCGACAAGCCTGCGCAAGAACGAAAAAATGCAACCCAAGCGTTGTGCAAATTGGTGGCTGAGCATGTAGTGCCAATCACAAACGATCAGCTACTAGATGCTGCTGTCAGATATGCAGATGAGCATGACACCTCGCTGCTTGAATTACTACTTGAGCGTGGTCTAAACAAACAGCTTGCACCACAACTGCTGGAAACAGCGATAGAAGGCAAAAAAGTTAAACACGTCAAATTACTCGTCACACATGGCTGGCCAGTAAACAAAATCAAAAATAGCTGGCCTTCTAGTGATCAATCAATGCTTGACCTTGCTCAAGCACTCAGTGGAACAAGCTCAGAAGAAAAGGCTCGGAAAGCTGCCATCATTGCAGCTCTTGGTAGCAAGGCAAAAACATATGACACTTTGGAAAAACTTTTTAATGACACTGTTGGTAAGATAAATGGTCATGGTACTCCTCAAGAACAAATAAACGGCTTACTTGATCAAGCTGCTGCACACGTCAGAGACGGTTATTTGGTTTACCATGATTTTACTGAAAGAGCATTTAAAGCTGCACTTCACTTCAAACATGAGGGCCTGGTGCGTACACTTTGCCAGCATGCACCAGAATGTATCGATATTCGAGCGCTTGTAGAAGCTGTATCACACGCATACGATGCTGAAGAAAAAACCAAGGCACGCAATTTTGCCACAGTAGTTCTTGAAAGTGACGCTCCACTCAATCTCAACCAAAATGATATTTTCATAGAGTGCTGCACCGCTGGTGAGGTTGAACTTGTCAGGCTCATGCTTGAGCGTGGTGTATCACTGCATAAAGAAATCTTGAGCGTTATGTATGAACATTGCAAACATAACGCTAAGGCCGTGACAGCACTGCTGCGTGAACATGGTGCAAACCAACCTACAAACATTCCAGAAAAGGCTCTATGTCAGGCTGCAGCAAACGGTAACAAAGATGTCGTTGAGCTTTTGCTTGAGAGTGGCCTTGTTGACATAAACGGCAAACACGGCCAGTACAATGGTACAGCACTACACGAAGCTGCTCGCACTGGACATAAAGAAGTTGTTGAGTTGTTGCTTGCTCGCGGTATAGATAAAACGCTTCAAGACAAGGACAAATATACCGCTGAAAAAGATGCAACCACCCTTACAAATGATACTCACCATCAAGCAATCGCTCAGTTAATTCGAGACTGGAAGTAG
- a CDS encoding ankyrin repeat domain-containing protein, with the protein MTKNKTKRITLLLVSALSTAHLEATLPRMPHAISSLIPSSGQNYTTAECVQLGSALAQGGLRLAARAGGQLSKQDSAIDVAHALADLAGLTNAATAVFINRDERVMPYYKAISATLDFADLVKRIDKLFAGSYLAGTLADMAPTLMGEDDELDGFDSSGQGTKPGPLAMLQSKGVGAVLGIVHAYLLPVCESVASCSAAHQTTQWEAKKAHIAQGLELLSKLLGQCIEHRAYPTWVLGWSACCLLNVISLGYDGLVWDLSVNGKTSDLAKKAIDSDNPQILRWLFENRKRDAFDVKTGDAGQQQNTNALAYAVNEHSYNTIAYLLTHVPVEYEPEDIGDELTNQAFENFDPQLLELLLANGIHIEYFPYDAQTFKDDKIKQAKEALNHYERLKNIVGQEPKVEEQLKKLRKTYAIDSNAKTWAEQRTELEQRIGKMVNLLEKYGIPSKHEHDEAVRKLGLLAMKALNQPSAVHAFEARCCKLLREKKITPLTKIVLERGKEGTTLLECVGILHFLKNQPLNSLVSLLVNDYPCQLRAFLNKYFDEEDEKKTIESMVMFGAYDWTYLALTHRLLDVTPERLQLILTHGIKSGNPDFVKLALEHGAQVNLYNEKTTCLDLAQAIDDSDEDKPFIIKLLKGLGALTGSEMQEKFAPIYKAFTQGSQTKEADENNAVDELIKLWEQGIVDDKLGITHLPQTNTALEKLVQAQIRLGIGNLGNALYHAVKTGNVGAAKLLLEHDTVNPNEFHFEWVGQGYDQHTYYTPLHIAAQQGNRDMVTLLLEHGASKFAQHRGSGWGNSDGPTVAQVADTNVKDLIAIKAGEEPGYDSDEDDDL; encoded by the coding sequence ATGACAAAAAATAAAACAAAAAGAATTACGCTCCTATTGGTTAGCGCACTTAGCACAGCGCACCTTGAAGCAACCTTACCACGCATGCCACACGCTATCAGCAGTCTGATACCAAGCAGTGGGCAAAACTACACTACAGCAGAATGTGTTCAGCTAGGCTCAGCACTCGCACAAGGAGGGCTGCGCCTAGCCGCACGTGCTGGAGGGCAACTCAGTAAACAGGATAGTGCTATTGATGTAGCACACGCACTTGCAGACCTTGCCGGACTGACCAACGCGGCAACAGCAGTTTTTATCAACCGTGACGAGCGGGTAATGCCTTACTACAAAGCAATCTCAGCAACACTTGACTTTGCTGATCTGGTCAAACGGATTGACAAACTCTTTGCCGGCAGCTACTTAGCTGGCACACTCGCAGACATGGCACCAACCCTGATGGGCGAAGATGATGAACTGGATGGGTTTGACAGCAGCGGACAAGGCACAAAACCTGGACCTCTTGCAATGCTGCAGTCAAAAGGAGTCGGTGCTGTGCTGGGGATTGTACACGCTTACTTGCTGCCTGTTTGTGAAAGCGTTGCAAGTTGCAGTGCAGCTCATCAAACAACACAGTGGGAAGCAAAAAAAGCACACATTGCCCAAGGCCTTGAACTACTTTCAAAACTGTTAGGTCAATGCATTGAACACCGCGCATACCCAACCTGGGTACTCGGCTGGTCTGCCTGCTGCTTGCTTAATGTTATCTCACTTGGCTACGACGGCTTGGTGTGGGACCTGAGCGTAAACGGAAAAACATCTGACTTAGCCAAAAAGGCTATTGACAGTGACAATCCACAAATTTTGCGTTGGTTGTTTGAAAACCGCAAGCGTGATGCGTTTGACGTAAAAACAGGTGATGCCGGCCAACAACAAAATACCAATGCTCTCGCCTATGCCGTCAACGAGCACAGTTACAACACAATCGCCTACTTACTCACACACGTGCCAGTCGAATACGAGCCAGAAGATATCGGGGATGAGCTAACCAACCAAGCGTTTGAAAATTTCGACCCTCAACTGCTCGAGCTCCTGCTTGCAAACGGCATACACATTGAGTATTTCCCGTATGATGCGCAAACATTTAAAGATGACAAAATAAAACAAGCAAAAGAGGCACTTAACCACTACGAACGGCTAAAAAATATTGTTGGTCAAGAGCCTAAGGTTGAAGAACAGCTTAAAAAACTTCGAAAAACTTATGCCATTGATAGCAACGCAAAAACATGGGCCGAACAACGCACAGAGCTTGAACAGCGCATTGGCAAGATGGTAAATTTGCTTGAAAAATACGGTATTCCAAGCAAACACGAGCATGACGAAGCAGTAAGAAAGCTTGGTCTGCTCGCCATGAAGGCACTTAACCAACCAAGCGCAGTACATGCATTTGAAGCACGCTGTTGTAAACTGCTCAGAGAGAAAAAAATAACCCCACTAACAAAAATTGTCCTTGAACGTGGTAAAGAAGGTACAACACTTCTGGAATGCGTAGGTATTCTTCACTTTTTAAAAAATCAACCACTCAACTCTCTTGTCTCACTCCTTGTCAATGACTACCCATGTCAATTACGAGCATTTTTAAACAAATATTTCGACGAAGAAGATGAAAAAAAGACAATCGAGAGTATGGTCATGTTTGGCGCCTATGACTGGACATACCTTGCGCTCACGCATCGCTTGCTTGACGTCACCCCTGAGCGTCTTCAGCTCATACTCACGCATGGCATCAAGTCTGGTAACCCTGACTTTGTCAAACTTGCCCTTGAACATGGCGCTCAAGTAAACCTTTATAATGAAAAAACAACATGCCTTGATCTGGCGCAAGCAATTGATGACAGCGATGAAGACAAGCCGTTTATCATCAAGCTACTCAAAGGACTTGGCGCTCTGACAGGCAGCGAAATGCAAGAAAAATTTGCACCTATCTACAAAGCATTCACCCAAGGCAGCCAAACCAAAGAAGCTGATGAAAACAATGCTGTTGATGAGCTAATCAAACTTTGGGAGCAAGGCATCGTTGATGATAAACTTGGCATCACCCATTTGCCACAGACAAACACGGCCCTGGAAAAATTAGTGCAAGCACAAATACGACTCGGCATTGGTAACCTAGGCAACGCGTTATATCATGCAGTAAAAACTGGCAATGTTGGCGCAGCCAAGTTGCTGTTAGAGCATGATACAGTTAATCCAAACGAATTTCACTTTGAGTGGGTAGGACAAGGTTATGATCAACACACCTACTACACGCCACTGCACATTGCAGCACAGCAAGGCAATCGAGACATGGTTACGCTACTGCTTGAGCATGGTGCAAGTAAATTTGCGCAGCATAGA